In Pleurocapsa sp. PCC 7319, the following are encoded in one genomic region:
- a CDS encoding 2Fe-2S iron-sulfur cluster-binding protein: MSNNYSVEIHHQGRTETIQVAESQTILDAATNAGIDLPFSCSAGVCTTCAAQILSGEVEQSDGMGVSPELQAEGYALLCVSYPRSDIKLESHKEEIVYQRQFGKP; the protein is encoded by the coding sequence CACCACCAAGGAAGAACTGAAACAATCCAAGTTGCAGAATCACAAACTATTTTAGATGCTGCTACTAATGCAGGAATTGACTTACCTTTTTCCTGTAGTGCTGGTGTTTGTACTACCTGTGCTGCCCAAATTCTCTCAGGAGAAGTGGAACAAAGCGATGGCATGGGGGTTTCCCCAGAACTACAAGCCGAAGGATATGCTCTACTTTGTGTATCATACCCTCGCTCCGATATTAAATTAGAGTCTCATAAAGAAGAAATCGTTTACCAAAGACAGTTTGGCAAACCGTAA
- the lepB gene encoding signal peptidase I, with protein MSVTESTNKANLWRKTKENGTTVIIALVLAFVIRIFIAEPRYIPSESMFPTLATGDRLVIEKVAYHFHPPAKGEIVVFQPPTQLRLLGYEKNQAFIKRAIATEGETVAVQNGIVYVNDRPLTEDYIAAPPEYDLLPVAIPEGQLFVMGDNRNNSNDSHVWGFLPVENVIGHAVFRFWPLDRIGIV; from the coding sequence ATGTCTGTAACGGAATCAACCAACAAAGCTAATTTATGGCGCAAAACCAAAGAAAATGGCACTACAGTAATCATTGCACTAGTTTTAGCTTTTGTAATTCGGATTTTTATTGCTGAACCTCGCTATATTCCTTCTGAATCGATGTTTCCCACTCTAGCTACTGGCGATCGCTTGGTAATTGAGAAAGTTGCTTATCATTTTCATCCCCCAGCAAAAGGGGAAATCGTCGTCTTTCAACCGCCAACTCAGCTAAGACTCTTGGGTTATGAAAAGAACCAGGCTTTTATTAAAAGAGCGATCGCGACTGAGGGGGAGACAGTAGCAGTCCAAAATGGCATCGTCTATGTAAACGATCGACCCTTAACTGAAGATTATATTGCTGCTCCACCAGAGTACGATCTCTTACCCGTCGCTATACCAGAGGGGCAACTATTTGTGATGGGAGATAACCGCAACAATAGTAATGATTCTCACGTCTGGGGTTTCTTACCAGTTGAAAATGTCATTGGTCATGCTGTTTTTCGCTTTTGGCCTCTAGATCGCATTGGCATAGTCTGA
- a CDS encoding class I SAM-dependent methyltransferase codes for MTDDLAAIKEQDSLEKYLEIAKQLQQQSQNSQALEKYLQVLTIRPNHIPALNQVAELYETDQQFDQAVSYYQQIIKLQPDNSIRYVRLAKAMMSQNNIQGAITAYQQAITLKHDSPAWVYHDLGDALIKDAKVKEAIVAYRQALNKRPLNPTTIKRKLNHALNLEPDNPLRQIATSIQREAPYTGGPVQHFEMVGRDTIITLLQNGLRPDHTILDFGCGALRLGYWIIRLMERDKYYGIEPNFPMLEAGKKYSLDTELINLKQPQFSTNSQCDFSVFGVKFDFVVARSIFTHTTPALLRKTLQSFRANSTENGIMLASYWPLEYSKPGEIGDQLPLTDSRFIRVVKYSLATIQSWSTEFGLKVSEYRVNPLINEQVWLKFERSPSITNEHI; via the coding sequence ATGACTGATGACTTGGCTGCAATCAAGGAACAAGATTCCCTTGAAAAATATTTAGAGATAGCAAAACAATTACAACAACAATCTCAAAACTCTCAGGCATTAGAAAAATACTTACAGGTTTTAACTATTCGTCCTAATCATATACCTGCACTAAATCAAGTGGCAGAACTGTATGAAACTGATCAGCAGTTTGACCAGGCGGTTAGTTATTATCAACAGATAATTAAATTACAGCCTGACAACAGTATCCGCTATGTCAGGCTTGCTAAAGCAATGATGAGTCAGAATAATATTCAGGGGGCAATTACTGCTTATCAACAGGCAATTACTCTCAAGCATGATAGTCCTGCCTGGGTTTATCATGACCTAGGTGACGCTCTGATCAAAGATGCTAAAGTCAAAGAGGCGATTGTTGCTTATCGACAAGCTTTGAATAAACGACCTCTTAATCCCACTACAATAAAGCGTAAACTAAATCATGCTTTAAATTTAGAACCAGACAATCCCCTTAGACAAATTGCTACTAGTATTCAACGGGAGGCTCCTTATACCGGAGGACCAGTCCAACATTTTGAAATGGTTGGTAGAGATACAATTATTACTCTGCTGCAAAATGGATTAAGACCCGACCATACGATACTCGATTTTGGCTGTGGAGCATTGCGTCTCGGTTATTGGATTATCCGTCTTATGGAAAGAGATAAATATTATGGCATTGAGCCTAACTTTCCCATGTTAGAAGCTGGCAAAAAATATTCCTTGGATACAGAATTAATTAATCTTAAACAACCGCAATTTTCGACTAATTCTCAGTGCGACTTTTCAGTTTTTGGGGTTAAATTTGACTTTGTAGTGGCTCGGTCTATTTTTACTCATACAACTCCAGCCTTACTGCGCAAAACTTTACAATCATTTCGAGCAAATAGTACAGAAAATGGAATTATGCTCGCTTCTTACTGGCCTTTAGAATATAGTAAGCCAGGAGAAATAGGAGATCAATTGCCTCTGACTGATTCTCGTTTTATTCGAGTTGTTAAATATAGTTTGGCAACAATTCAATCTTGGTCAACAGAGTTTGGTCTTAAAGTATCTGAATATAGAGTCAATCCTTTAATTAACGAACAAGTATGGCTTAAATTTGAAAGATCGCCATCGATAACGAATGAGCATATATAG
- the lipA gene encoding lipoyl synthase, giving the protein MNNESQYSNSTKNNWRDEVTSLPSWLKRPIGKASDLSTVQRIIRQRNIHTICEEGRCPNRGECYANHTATFLLMGQTCTRACAFCQVEKGHAPMLLDPEEPQKVADAVNLLGLRYVVLTSVARDDLKDGGAEWFVKVMTVIRAQNPQTKIEVLTPDFWSGKDSAIAQKNRVATVVAAQPACYNHNLETVRRLQGPVRRGAKYDRSLNVLRLVKELDPTIPTKSGLMLGLGETEAEIIQTMQDLRASNCDRLTIGQYMRPSLAHLPVQKYWTPDEFTHLGQIAQDLGFSHVRSAPLVRSSYHAGES; this is encoded by the coding sequence ATGAATAATGAATCTCAATACTCAAACTCAACTAAAAATAACTGGCGAGATGAAGTGACCTCTCTTCCCTCTTGGTTAAAACGCCCCATTGGTAAAGCAAGTGACCTCTCTACTGTACAACGAATCATTAGGCAAAGGAATATACATACAATCTGTGAAGAGGGTAGGTGTCCGAATCGAGGAGAATGTTATGCCAATCACACGGCAACGTTTTTATTAATGGGACAAACTTGCACCAGAGCTTGTGCTTTTTGCCAAGTAGAGAAAGGTCATGCACCAATGTTGTTAGACCCCGAAGAACCTCAAAAAGTTGCTGATGCAGTTAACCTATTAGGTTTACGCTATGTTGTTTTAACCTCAGTAGCCAGAGATGATTTAAAAGATGGTGGTGCGGAATGGTTTGTCAAGGTGATGACAGTGATTCGCGCTCAAAATCCTCAAACTAAGATAGAAGTTCTAACTCCCGATTTTTGGAGTGGTAAAGACTCCGCTATTGCGCAAAAGAATAGAGTGGCTACAGTGGTTGCAGCTCAACCAGCTTGTTATAATCACAATCTAGAAACTGTGCGACGTTTGCAAGGACCAGTCAGAAGAGGCGCAAAATACGATCGCTCGTTAAATGTATTGCGCTTGGTTAAAGAACTAGATCCCACGATCCCTACTAAATCAGGCTTGATGTTAGGTTTGGGAGAAACAGAAGCGGAAATTATTCAGACGATGCAAGATCTGAGAGCTAGTAATTGCGATCGCCTAACAATTGGTCAATATATGCGTCCTTCCTTGGCTCATTTACCAGTGCAAAAGTATTGGACTCCTGATGAATTTACTCACTTGGGTCAAATCGCCCAAGACTTAGGATTTTCTCATGTTCGTTCTGCTCCTCTAGTACGTAGTTCTTATCATGCTGGAGAAAGTTAA